In the genome of Terribacillus sp. FSL K6-0262, one region contains:
- the ugpC gene encoding sn-glycerol-3-phosphate ABC transporter ATP-binding protein UgpC: MAKIQLKNIQKVYDKNVTAVEDFNLEIDDKEFIVFVGPSGCGKSTTLRMIAGLEEISGGDFYMDGERMNDVPPKDRDIAMVFQNYALYPHMNVYNNMAFGLKLRKFKKDEIDKRVQEASRILGLTDYLNRKPKALSGGQRQRVALGRAIVRDAKVFLMDEPLSNLDAKLRVQMRAEIQKLHQRLQTTTIYVTHDQTEAMTMASRLVVMKDGIIQQVGAPKDVYDNPNNMFVGGFIGSPSMNFLNVTIQDGKAKLGDVTFQLPPAKKKMLQEAGYGSGEVVMGIRPEHIHDADYEESLEYAHEVEATINVVELMGAESFLYADMAGQEFVARVDARSDIKGKDKRKLLFDMSQVHFFDKETEGRITEANAASQVS; the protein is encoded by the coding sequence ATGGCGAAGATACAGTTGAAGAATATCCAAAAGGTTTATGATAAGAACGTGACGGCGGTAGAAGATTTCAATTTAGAGATAGATGACAAAGAATTCATCGTTTTCGTTGGTCCCTCCGGATGCGGAAAATCGACCACCTTACGTATGATTGCCGGTTTGGAAGAAATCTCAGGCGGCGACTTCTATATGGATGGAGAACGAATGAACGACGTTCCGCCAAAGGATCGGGATATCGCCATGGTATTCCAGAATTATGCCCTTTACCCTCATATGAACGTGTACAACAATATGGCCTTCGGCTTGAAACTCCGCAAATTCAAGAAGGATGAAATCGACAAACGTGTCCAGGAAGCCAGTCGGATCCTCGGGCTTACAGATTATCTGAATCGGAAACCAAAAGCGCTATCCGGCGGTCAGCGCCAGCGGGTGGCCCTTGGACGTGCGATTGTCCGGGATGCGAAAGTATTCCTCATGGATGAGCCGCTTTCCAACTTGGATGCAAAGCTGCGGGTGCAAATGCGTGCAGAAATCCAGAAATTGCATCAGCGCTTGCAGACAACCACAATTTATGTAACCCATGACCAGACAGAAGCAATGACGATGGCGAGCCGGCTGGTTGTCATGAAAGACGGCATCATCCAGCAGGTGGGGGCGCCAAAGGATGTTTATGATAATCCGAATAATATGTTCGTCGGCGGCTTCATCGGCTCACCTTCCATGAACTTCCTCAACGTGACCATTCAAGACGGCAAAGCTAAACTGGGGGATGTCACCTTCCAGCTTCCGCCCGCTAAAAAGAAGATGCTGCAGGAAGCTGGGTACGGCAGCGGAGAAGTCGTAATGGGAATCAGGCCGGAGCATATCCATGATGCCGATTATGAAGAAAGCCTGGAGTATGCCCATGAAGTGGAAGCGACAATCAATGTTGTCGAATTGATGGGTGCTGAAAGCTTCCTCTACGCCGATATGGCTGGACAGGAGTTCGTGGCCAGGGTGGATGCCCGTTCCGATATCAAAGGCAAGGATAAGCGCAAGCTGCTATTCGATATGAGTCAGGTGCATTTCTTCGATAAAGAGACGGAAGGCCGAATCACCGAAGCGAACGCAGCCTCTCAGGTTTCCTGA
- a CDS encoding YfiT family bacillithiol transferase gives MDSRYPIGKFHLEGPISEAQIRRWIDEISQLPEQLNLLVKGLSESEFLYTYREGGWNIKQLLHHLADSHLNSYIRFKLALTEENPIIKPYEESEWAKLADYEMPPRSAMDLLAAIHRKWVVLLCSLRAEQLERTFRHPESGEVSLKENIGIYAWHGKHHLAHIRSALENDNQ, from the coding sequence ATGGACAGTAGATATCCGATCGGTAAGTTTCACTTGGAAGGACCTATATCGGAAGCACAGATAAGACGATGGATAGATGAAATCAGCCAGCTGCCCGAGCAGCTGAACCTGCTTGTGAAGGGGCTGTCAGAGTCTGAATTCCTCTATACATATCGGGAAGGCGGATGGAATATCAAGCAGCTGCTGCATCACTTAGCGGATAGCCATCTCAATTCTTACATCCGCTTCAAATTGGCGCTGACAGAAGAAAATCCAATCATAAAACCTTACGAAGAATCGGAATGGGCGAAGCTTGCGGATTATGAAATGCCTCCTCGATCAGCTATGGATCTGCTTGCAGCCATCCATCGAAAATGGGTTGTTTTACTGTGTTCGCTCCGTGCTGAACAGCTTGAACGAACATTCCGGCATCCGGAATCGGGGGAAGTGAGTTTGAAGGAGAACATCGGCATCTATGCTTGGCATGGCAAGCATCATTTGGCACATATACGTTCAGCCTTGGAAAACGATAATCAATAG
- a CDS encoding SDR family NAD(P)-dependent oxidoreductase — translation MDGSLDGKTAVVTGAGSGIGKAAARMLAENGVRVGLFDMDTSALEQTAAEIAKAGGSAMAVKVDVTDSSQLKQGYRQVLDAFGRLDIVFANAGINGMLSPIEHLSDEDWDKTLGTNAKGTFLTVKFAIPHMKERGGSIIITSSINGNRTFSGFGMSAYSASKAAQTAFGKMAALELSAYRIRVNIVCPGGIETNIDERTKKDEEHLAEITIPKIFPEGQHPLKGRPGKPEDVASIVCFLASDASGHMSGSVLYADGAETLL, via the coding sequence ATGGATGGATCATTGGACGGGAAAACAGCAGTGGTGACCGGAGCAGGATCTGGTATCGGAAAAGCAGCTGCAAGGATGCTCGCTGAGAATGGAGTCCGGGTAGGGTTATTCGATATGGATACCAGCGCTCTGGAGCAAACCGCTGCTGAAATCGCGAAAGCGGGTGGATCGGCTATGGCAGTGAAAGTCGATGTTACTGATAGCAGCCAGCTGAAGCAGGGATACCGGCAAGTGCTTGATGCGTTCGGGCGGCTGGATATCGTCTTTGCCAATGCAGGGATCAATGGTATGCTCTCCCCTATTGAACATTTATCGGATGAAGACTGGGATAAGACACTTGGTACGAATGCAAAAGGGACCTTCCTGACCGTCAAGTTCGCCATACCGCATATGAAAGAGCGGGGCGGGAGCATCATCATTACCAGTTCGATAAATGGGAACCGGACATTCTCCGGCTTTGGGATGAGTGCCTATAGTGCATCCAAGGCGGCACAGACGGCTTTCGGTAAGATGGCTGCGTTGGAGCTGTCTGCTTACCGTATCAGGGTGAATATCGTCTGTCCGGGAGGGATCGAGACCAATATCGATGAACGGACGAAGAAGGATGAAGAGCATCTGGCTGAAATCACGATTCCAAAAATTTTCCCTGAGGGACAGCATCCATTGAAAGGGAGACCAGGAAAGCCGGAAGATGTTGCTTCTATTGTCTGTTTCCTGGCTTCTGACGCTTCGGGTCATATGTCTGGCAGTGTCCTTTATGCTGACGGGGCGGAAACATTGCTGTAA